A stretch of Microbacterium sp. 4R-513 DNA encodes these proteins:
- the mmuM gene encoding homocysteine S-methyltransferase encodes MLRLTDALAAGPVVLDGGLGTLLEERGNDLSSSLWSARLLLDEPGEIRAAHEAFFAAGARVAITASYQVSYEALEAEGLDAPTVDLLLMRSVALARRARADTGHDHDAWVAASVGPYGATLADGSEYTGDYGLTTAELREWHRPRLQSLAGAGPDVLAIETIPSLDEVAAIAAELRGLGVPAWLSVTIAGDRLRTGESLAEAFAIADAADEIVAVGVNCCDAVDVEAALTLARSVTDKPLVAYPNSGEVWDADDRSWSGHGGELAGQVGGWLAAGARLVGGCCRVGPAQIHDVAEAVAAGAPGRQG; translated from the coding sequence ATGCTGCGCCTCACCGACGCCCTTGCGGCCGGTCCCGTCGTCCTCGACGGCGGCCTCGGCACGCTGCTGGAGGAGCGCGGCAACGACCTCTCGTCGTCGCTTTGGTCGGCACGGCTGCTCCTCGACGAGCCGGGCGAGATCCGCGCCGCGCACGAGGCCTTCTTCGCCGCGGGTGCCCGCGTCGCGATCACGGCGTCCTACCAGGTGAGCTACGAGGCGCTCGAGGCCGAGGGGCTCGACGCCCCGACCGTCGACCTGCTGCTCATGCGCAGCGTCGCGCTCGCGCGGCGGGCACGGGCCGACACCGGCCACGACCACGACGCGTGGGTCGCGGCATCCGTCGGCCCCTATGGCGCGACGCTCGCCGACGGCAGCGAGTACACGGGGGACTACGGCCTCACGACCGCGGAGCTGCGGGAGTGGCACCGGCCGCGCCTGCAGTCGCTCGCAGGCGCCGGCCCGGATGTGCTCGCGATCGAGACCATCCCCTCGCTCGATGAGGTGGCGGCGATCGCCGCCGAGCTGCGCGGACTCGGCGTGCCGGCATGGCTGAGCGTCACGATTGCCGGAGACCGCCTTCGGACGGGCGAGAGCCTCGCGGAGGCCTTCGCGATCGCGGACGCCGCGGACGAGATCGTCGCCGTCGGAGTCAACTGCTGCGACGCGGTCGACGTGGAGGCCGCGCTCACTCTGGCACGGTCCGTCACCGACAAGCCGCTGGTGGCGTACCCGAACAGCGGGGAGGTCTGGGACGCCGACGACCGCTCCTGGTCGGGGCACGGCGGAGAGCTTGCGGGACAGGTGGGCGGCTGGCTCGCGGCGGGAGCACGGCTCGTCGGCGGATGCTGTCGCGTCGGCCCGGCTCAGATCCACGACGTGGCCGAAGCCGTCGCGGCGGGCGCGCCCGGTCGACAAGGCTGA
- a CDS encoding YchJ family metal-binding protein codes for MRSRYSAFVVGDERHLKGSWHPATRPDKLDLDPHLRWTGLEVVGTTGGQSGEKRGTVEFRAGWRDGRDTGTLHEVSRFVFQSDRWWYLEGEVG; via the coding sequence ATGCGCTCGCGCTACTCGGCTTTCGTCGTGGGGGACGAGCGCCATCTCAAGGGATCGTGGCATCCCGCGACGCGGCCCGACAAGCTCGACCTCGACCCGCACCTCCGATGGACGGGCCTCGAGGTGGTGGGGACGACGGGAGGACAGTCCGGCGAGAAGCGCGGAACTGTCGAGTTCCGCGCCGGGTGGCGTGACGGTCGCGACACCGGCACCCTCCACGAGGTGAGCCGGTTCGTGTTCCAGAGCGACCGCTGGTGGTACCTCGAGGGCGAAGTGGGCTGA
- a CDS encoding TraR/DksA C4-type zinc finger protein, translating to MKHPADLLAEERAATLARLELLDAEIAELRLDRGRESADDEHDPEGATLSGEWSKLEGLRSGALAELGEVDAALARVADGTYGVCVDCGRRIPVERLRVRPTATRCVDCAAKAGG from the coding sequence GTGAAGCACCCGGCCGACCTCCTCGCCGAAGAGCGCGCCGCGACGCTCGCGCGCCTCGAACTCCTCGACGCCGAGATCGCCGAGCTGCGCCTCGACCGTGGGCGGGAGTCTGCCGACGACGAGCACGACCCAGAGGGGGCGACGCTGTCGGGCGAGTGGTCCAAGCTCGAAGGGCTGCGCTCGGGTGCGCTCGCCGAACTGGGGGAAGTGGATGCCGCGCTCGCGCGCGTCGCCGACGGAACGTACGGCGTCTGCGTCGACTGCGGGCGCCGGATCCCGGTCGAGCGGCTGCGGGTGCGCCCCACCGCGACCCGCTGCGTCGACTGCGCGGCGAAGGCGGGTGGCTGA
- a CDS encoding clostripain-related cysteine peptidase, with translation MGKRSWIISVVLLAVVAVVVVALVVTGAGASTVAAAGAEDETSADWPVATGDRPEASWTFMAYVMGDTDLEPYALDDLTEMASVGSDENVNIVAMVDRNPDYSADGLANLDDWEDTKFLQVDDGEFTELADLGELDTGEATTLADFIEASVTEYPAEHYALMLWDHGGGWLGMGADKTNGEDALELDEIAQGVDEGLSAAGVDRIDLLGFDACLMATYEVASTLAPYADYLVASEEVEPGHGWNYESLGILADDPQTTAPDLADAIIEGFNAQAEQEETSADVTLGLIDLGAIADLDAAMSDVADAFTADPGAYSPDLARAQQGVVSFGRDADPEASFYQIDLGEFLDNLAANGGDDLAAAAATARAALDASVLRHTEGPARAGSTGMSIYFPPIEDYFYQSYRDLQDVPVWPATLSEFYRSGATLNAASLARFHDEDEPTVSFGDDGLSVFAPMTDTAVESLTDATVSIGYEEDGELVYVAQMPALPTEQDGVQGIQADYDLTYLDISDGTEEALVYQNVTTDLDTGYTVIDIPMDYVAPDADDPSTEYQDAVLTLVLDDDGTIIQENLYGRDESGALGALDPDPDGLLYPIALISTEDDDWVYERTHVNGLKADVEALQYVVEDMPPGVVLTLDLSVWDYSGNGDYATVTVEVPG, from the coding sequence GTGGGCAAGCGGAGCTGGATCATCTCAGTCGTCCTGCTGGCGGTGGTCGCCGTCGTCGTGGTGGCGCTCGTCGTCACAGGAGCGGGGGCCAGCACCGTGGCCGCCGCCGGAGCCGAGGACGAGACGTCGGCCGACTGGCCGGTCGCGACAGGGGATCGACCCGAGGCGTCGTGGACCTTCATGGCGTATGTCATGGGCGACACGGATCTCGAGCCCTACGCCCTCGACGACCTCACCGAGATGGCGTCCGTCGGATCGGACGAGAACGTCAACATCGTCGCGATGGTCGATCGCAACCCCGACTACTCGGCCGACGGCCTCGCGAACCTCGACGATTGGGAGGATACGAAGTTCCTGCAGGTCGACGACGGGGAGTTCACGGAGCTCGCCGACCTCGGAGAGCTTGACACGGGCGAGGCGACGACGCTCGCCGACTTCATCGAGGCGTCTGTGACGGAGTACCCCGCGGAGCACTACGCCCTCATGCTGTGGGACCACGGCGGCGGATGGCTCGGCATGGGCGCCGACAAGACGAACGGCGAAGACGCACTCGAGCTCGACGAGATCGCCCAGGGCGTCGACGAAGGGCTCTCGGCTGCGGGTGTCGACAGGATCGACCTCCTCGGTTTCGACGCGTGCCTCATGGCGACGTACGAGGTGGCGAGCACGCTCGCGCCGTACGCGGACTATCTCGTCGCCTCGGAGGAGGTCGAGCCCGGGCACGGCTGGAACTACGAGAGCCTCGGCATCCTCGCGGACGATCCGCAGACGACGGCGCCCGACCTCGCGGACGCGATCATCGAGGGGTTCAACGCGCAGGCCGAGCAGGAGGAGACGTCGGCGGATGTGACGCTCGGACTCATCGACCTGGGCGCCATCGCGGACCTCGACGCGGCGATGTCCGATGTGGCCGACGCCTTCACCGCCGACCCCGGCGCGTACAGTCCCGACCTGGCGCGTGCCCAGCAGGGGGTCGTGTCGTTCGGACGCGACGCCGACCCCGAGGCGAGCTTCTATCAGATCGACCTCGGCGAGTTCCTCGACAACCTGGCGGCCAACGGAGGCGACGACCTCGCCGCGGCCGCGGCGACTGCTCGCGCGGCGCTCGACGCCTCGGTCCTTCGGCACACCGAGGGGCCGGCGCGCGCCGGATCGACGGGGATGTCCATCTACTTTCCGCCGATCGAGGACTACTTCTATCAGAGCTACCGCGACCTGCAGGACGTTCCGGTCTGGCCGGCGACGCTCTCGGAGTTCTATCGCAGCGGCGCGACGCTCAACGCCGCTTCGCTCGCACGCTTCCATGACGAGGATGAGCCGACTGTGTCGTTCGGCGACGACGGTCTGAGCGTGTTCGCGCCGATGACCGACACGGCGGTCGAGTCGCTCACGGACGCCACCGTCTCGATCGGCTACGAGGAGGATGGCGAGCTCGTGTACGTGGCTCAGATGCCCGCGCTTCCCACGGAGCAGGACGGCGTCCAGGGCATCCAGGCCGACTACGACCTCACCTACCTCGACATCAGCGACGGCACGGAGGAGGCACTGGTGTACCAGAACGTCACCACCGATCTCGACACGGGCTACACGGTCATCGACATCCCGATGGACTACGTCGCCCCCGATGCCGACGACCCCTCCACGGAGTATCAGGACGCCGTGCTGACCCTCGTGCTCGACGACGACGGCACGATCATCCAGGAGAACCTGTACGGACGCGACGAGTCCGGAGCCCTCGGTGCGCTCGATCCCGACCCCGACGGCCTCCTCTACCCGATCGCCCTCATCTCGACCGAGGATGACGACTGGGTCTACGAACGCACGCACGTCAACGGCCTGAAGGCCGATGTGGAGGCGCTGCAATATGTGGTGGAGGACATGCCGCCCGGCGTCGTCCTCACCCTCGACCTCTCCGTCTGGGACTACAGCGGCAACGGCGACTACGCGACCGTGACGGTCGAAGTGCCCGGGTAG